From the Thermoanaerobacterales bacterium genome, one window contains:
- a CDS encoding DUF3307 domain-containing protein: MTLLWMGILAQVLADFVLQTDRLVKMKAAIKWRAFLEHGLALFLCTFVLTHLYGIKLALSFSTAAASVHLLIDYLKSLVTKRIRRKSSHIIAFVLDQLIHLYALFLLSFLFTSGFTVKPDETVLALYLTCFPGINLSDLFNRYWDKTVIVSIIFVYVLFGGAVLNRLFLNCMSDLSKDNASPNIGKWIGILERAIILVLIASDNVTAVAMVLTAKSIARFRQLNQRDFAEYYLVGTLISTVLAFIGGLALRASR; encoded by the coding sequence GTGACCCTCCTGTGGATGGGTATCCTTGCTCAAGTACTGGCCGATTTCGTACTGCAAACGGATCGGCTGGTGAAAATGAAGGCGGCAATAAAGTGGCGGGCCTTCTTGGAACACGGGCTGGCGCTCTTCCTATGCACTTTCGTCCTCACCCACCTATACGGCATAAAGCTGGCGCTTAGCTTTTCCACTGCAGCAGCCTCGGTTCACCTCTTAATTGATTACCTGAAAAGCCTTGTTACCAAAAGAATTCGGCGCAAAAGCTCCCACATCATCGCCTTTGTTTTGGACCAGCTTATTCACCTCTATGCCTTGTTTCTCTTGTCATTTCTATTTACATCCGGGTTTACCGTTAAACCGGACGAGACAGTTCTGGCGCTTTACTTAACCTGCTTTCCCGGTATCAACTTGTCAGATCTGTTTAACAGGTATTGGGATAAAACGGTTATTGTTTCCATCATATTTGTTTACGTCTTGTTTGGCGGGGCAGTTCTTAACAGGCTTTTCTTGAACTGTATGTCCGACCTCTCAAAAGACAATGCATCACCTAACATTGGCAAATGGATCGGAATCCTGGAAAGAGCGATCATACTGGTTCTCATAGCTTCTGACAATGTCACGGCCGTTGCGATGGTCCTAACGGCTAAGTCCATCGCCAGGTTCCGGCAACTCAATCAACGAGACTTCGCTGAATATTACCTGGTCGGTACGTTAATCAGTACGGTTCTTGCCTTTATCGGCGGTCTGGCTCTCCGCGCCTCCCGTTGA